tagtaccttgcaagagttcaatagtgactggtagagtaggttcagaggattttggagaccgagacaagactcctaacctggtgtctcctagcccagttaggagcgggagtttcccggacgctgtgggcatgatgccaccatgtgtcccggtgccccacagtaaagacacaaattttctTGCCGCCGTTTCTGGTGCTCCTCAGGAGTAAGTCGGGCCCAGTTCAGCTGCATAGGTTCGTCAGTAGAATCTACTGCTAGCGGAGGGGGTGCCAGAGGTACAGGGCGGAAACGATAGCGATCGCCCTTGCTTTTTTCGGCCTGTCTCTCTCGGAATCGTAGATcgactttgttacataatgaaatgagATCATCCAGTTTTGGTGGGAAGTCTGGAGTCGCTAGATCATCCTTCAAACGGTCAGAAAGGCCACTCCAAAACGCTGCAACCAAGGCTTCCTCATTCCATTGTAGTTCAGATGCGTAGGTttgaaactgaatgatatactggctGACTGGCCTATTCCATTGGCGTAGATgcataatctcaatggatgctgatgtcgagcgtcccggttcatcaaagatcttcctaaaagtggctaggaattttggatagtcactcagcagagcatcatctctttcccagagcggtgagacccattccagggcagcccctgagagtaaggagactatgtacgccaccttcgccttttgcgttgggaaattggctgactgtaacgtaaagtgcacgtcgcactgattaaggaatccacaACAGATTTTAGAGTTCCCGTCAAACTTGTTGGGGGTTGGCAAATGGAGAGAGGAAGGTGATGACCCCAATGACGACAGGACGGGCTGAGAAACTTGTGACTCCGGTCGACGGGCAGGAGTAGTATTCGCTAGAGAGGCTTGGATGGAATCCTGCCGAGTGGATATCTCTTGGAGGCACTGCGCCAAATGTCAAtgtgaattttccaatccctccagacgcctcgctatgctgtgtaggagatccaagccagaatcctgtccagttcctggatccatgtggccagtgcaaactgtcacgtctgaggattcttgtggatccggatttggggaagatgattctggaacacttagatctctgaataacaaacgaaggtcttgcgcatttattacttggagtagtttaacagagttcaccaaagacagttgaataaagatatactgtaggttagcgggtggctgaggataccagaACCgcgacccagtactttaaaggaggaattccgaaggctggttactgcggcgtccagaacaggtagctgggtaggacacgggaacagagtcggcagtctgcgtaaggctatatcaggaggcttgggtaatttgctgtaacaagaacctgacactggagactctgcgggagcacagagaactagcttcacagatactgtgaaagacgttgcactggcaaattccttcctccaggccttcctgtattatagcagctgctcagagctaattggccacaggaaagtgataaattggttaagtgtgggcaagacaggctttttgcccacatccaagatggccaccgggaacacagcccagcctgttcacagaagccctggctccacagcagcactgctaacccctgccggaggggcatgctgccagtctgctgagctgccaaccagtctgcccctgcctgtcctcccagcacaccctgcccggcaCCAACAGCCCGCACTtctgccagctggacctctccaaagggaccggacaggtaagagccggctcccctgcacagtctcccgccgggccgtgacactatctatctatctatctatctatctatctatctatctatctatcgtatctatctatctgtgtgagaCAGAGATGGGCGGCACTCCCTGGATATGAAAATAATGTAGCTTGTGTAGCTCTCTACATTATTTTCAAAttcgtggagtgccgcccgtctctCTCTCGCATGTTGTATGGCTCATTGTTGATCcaggggaaggcacccaggtactgTTGCACAGCATTTAAGTGGtcaaattgcattgtgtgtgtatatatatatatatatatatatatatatactctttgtCATTCAGAAATGCAGCCTCACAGGTGCCCACAGGCTACTCCAACATTTTAGTTTCTAATAGTTATTATAAAGCAAAATGTTAGAGTAGCCTGTGAGCACCTGTGAGGCTTCTTTTCTGAGTGACAATGAGTCCATGACTGCTACCATTTCTATACTGCATATAACATTACTGTTGGAAGGCATCGGGACAATCTACAGAGTGCCTGTCCCATTATGTTTGGCTCCACCCcctctttggaaaccccccttcacaaatcctgcatttgcccctgagctAACAGccctaaatgataacagtacatggactatggttgatagaccaagtgacAGTAAAATGATTAAGAACAAGTGGGgtttctgcaagaagttgaatgcagatgggacagtatctcattacaaagcccgccttgttgccaagggatacacCCAGAAATATGGATTCGATTatggagagatctactcaccagtcacTACATGATCTACTTttatatcaactagactttgattctgcattcctgaatggagagttagttgaggaaatttacatggagccacctgaacactatgatatggatatattccaaactgagaaagtttgtctcttaaagaagtcactatacgGCCTCAAACACAGTGGtcgttgctggtatgtaaagttggatgcagcgttactagaaatgaactttgttaggtcagagacttttCACTGCCTATACCATAAGACTATCAAAGAAATGTTGTTCATCATATGTGGATGATGATTTtattttggcaggtcaagaagatcacatcactgacaTCAAGCATTAGCTTAAataaagattcaagttgaaagatctaggccctgcaaatcatctgttaggtatgaaaattgtacaaaacctgcaagagggaactgtcacaattgaccaacaaacatacattgaggcaataatttccaaatacggaatgacagatgcaaaaccagtaagtactcccatttacaaaagtacaaagatggtcaaggccatgtcaccaagtagaAAGGGAGAGATAttggaaatgcaagaaatcccttatcaaaatgctgttggtagtttgatgtatgtaAGTATTGAAACacgacctgacatcacacatgcagtgagtcgggcaagccagttcgcaaataatcctgggagacaacactggattgcagtaaagagaatactaaggtacctcaaaggcacaagttcactaaagctgagatttacaagaTCGACAGATAACAGCCTAAAAGTATTCTGTGATACCGACTGGgcatcagatgaggatgatagatgttcttatactggatacctgtttgcactggcaggagcagccgtaagctgggcaagtaggaaacaacccacagttgctctttctacagcAGAGGCAGAGTACAgggcgctcacagaaacttcaaaagaagcgctttggataaaAGAGTctttatgtgaattaggtcttctttaccacagtgagatcatgaacataaagtgtgataacaagtgagcaattgatctttcttgtagtaCAAAGCATCATGGATGATCTGAGCACATTTCTATAATACATCACTTCATCCgcgagttggtggaaaacaagtccgtcaatgtggaatatgttgcaagtgaagaaaatattgtcgacatgttgacaaaaggactgtcatcacacttgttacatgcatttctgatggaatgtggactagaatatggttaatgttgatatATTCATACTGTTTTGCTTCAcattatgttttcggttacaggaataactttattgatttgtttgataaaatgtcatgttctttaaataTGTGACCGGAGATAGTCTTGAGCAAGGTGTACTGTTAGGATATGATGCGCTCTGTGCCTGTTTCATTCTAGACAGCAGTCTATGGGCACATCCCCTAATGTTAATTctctagtgccaagagtcacttggaggcggagctatgtgatgtaTTCCTGCTCCTTCATCTTAGAGTGAGAGACTTAGAGAGACTGAGTCTTTAAAGTGAATGCAAGTGTGCAGAGTTGAGACCAGGAGTGGACCTCAGCTTCAGAGACTTACAGTGTTTCCTTTGCTTGTATCGTGGTTTCAGAGCTGACGCTGAGCCGGAGTCCTTGGAGTGAAtgcaagcgtgcagagctgagaccgggagcggatctcagctacagagacaaaCAATGTTTCCTTTGCATTTATCGCAGCTCCGGAGCTGACACTGAGCTGGGCGCTGCATCTTCTCTACAgagggagtcagactgcatggctgtgcagtcctcaGTCCCTCCCcaccggagacaactcctgataagtaccactaaaaCTGCGGTttccttgtatgatataaggggccCAATTACCTATATCAATACTGCATCTGAGTCTCCTGTGGTTacggaataaacctgcattactgtttaagatcATTAAGTGTGTGGGctgatgtcactgcaccaggcaatccaatacactctgccaacaattAAAAGGTAGTAAAGTTTGCAGTACGGATCAGCTGCTGCAGTGGCAAACTGTCCTCAGTGCTTATGCGGTTTTAAAAATCATAACTGGTTTAtaaatatgtatgtactgtatttcaGTTCTTTTACAGCTGGAAGTTGTCGACAGTTCGGATGTCGgcattgttgaaatgtcaacattgaatTTTTCTACATATGCAGAATGAAATGTGAAATGTTGACTTTCTGTACAGACTGGAGGGAAGtactaaggttaggcactagggggagggatatggttaggctgcaggaggggagtttagggcatacctctcaactgtcccaatttttgtcaGGACAGCCCCATTTTTCTGGGAAtggcctgctgtcccacccgcaggacgCAGACTCCCACTGTGggagcagttgggagaccctctcaccCACTGCAGAGCAGTGGTGGATAGGTGGAGAGGGGTGGGGGGGACATGTCAGAAACTCACAGAGTGCTCGGAATGCCCCCCACAGCAGAAAAACAGGGGCATGTATCACAATCGTGACACTTCACGTAAGACCACGCACCCTACCAGTGAGGCTATGCCCCAGCATGCACCAGTGTCCCTCCTCCCAGctacagaaagttgggaggtatggtttagggTAAGAcactaaggcatacctcccaacttctttgaGGACCTTTAATTCCCCTTTCACACAGAGgtttctacccagtaatttgccgGGTCAACCTGGgtcgttttctgtgtgaaaggcattggcgtttctataatgggtgcagtgtgtgtggtgcacacaggcccctgggtccagggtggcacacaccgcacacactgcatgcatttaatatacttaccattccggagtcccaCGGCGATGGTCCTCTAGTGCGGGCATAAATCACTCGgaaagtgatttgcacatgcgcactggagatgtccccgggaacaatgcgcgggcaccatgttcccggagacctgcgcatgcgcagtagactctggcagtatgctagagtctacttgctgctggagaggagggggcccgcaacggaggcgggtctcctctcttaaaatgcccctggtgaAACGGTCAACTTGGGTTGAAAATCCAAGGACATCGACCCATGAATCTACCAATGTCGGAGACCTTGAAATTTCGACCTGGGTTAACCTTTTCACACAGAAGAAATTCCTGTGTTAATCCACAAATTACCAGGTTGAacggcttcacccggtaatttgcttCCCTGTCTGAAAGGGGGTTCAGGCTGTGTCCGGCAAAGTGACCCACCACTGAAATGCAGGGTAAAAGTCTGGAATTTCAGATGTTTTTGTCTAAAAAGGGTATAAAGTAACTATGTACCTGGACAGTTTTCATGGTAGTGCAAGGTGgacaaatgtattttatttttatttttttgcatgcagggctgcttttacatgtagcccccTGTGACAGTGTGGATCTCTTCCACCTTTAAGTGCGAGATAATACAGACCTTGACCCAGAGTCTCTATGTTTTTCTGTGAAGCTGTACTTTATGTTCCTGAAGGAATAcatttatgtgaccggtggtcaggagaacgTCGGTCACAATACCGCCGTCGTGATACTGGATCCTGAAAATCCccctggtcggcatgccgaccaacagggattattcccacttgtgggtgtccatgacactcatagagtgggaatagaacatgtggtgagcgcagcgagccaccgagcccgctgcgtggcTAGTGCAGCGAGCCGGCAAAGGGCTTCATTCTGCTCGCCTTcccctcctgaccaccggtcacacatacccaacgcgTTCCTGAATTGCTACTGGTATTCCTGTAGAAGATGCCATTGCCCTGAATCTGCCATTTTGCTGGATTTTGTGGTCACCTGAAATCTACCCACTACACACCCACAAAGGCTGGACTCTGGACAGCTTTTTTTTGCATTGCAGGTGAGATTTGAGATTGGACATGCTCCTCTCacatctagggggtatatttactaaagtgcgggttttcagatgtggagatgttgcccatagaaaccagtcAGATTcgatttatcatttatctagcaccttctagaacaagtgtcaccaacctgtggccctccagttgcTGTGAAACTACCAGACAAAGTATGGCATGCCACaaatttgctattagggaatgctaagactgtagcagggcatgctgggatgtgtagtattaCAGCAGATGGAGAGCCcataactgattggttgctatgggcaacacctccacataTGAAAACctacactttaataaatataccccctctCTGCATATTTTAAATCTGGAATATGtaggtggtggtgtgggggggggggggggtctacgtGGCACACACACTCTGTACATTGTAAACTGCCCCACTTGcaatcatttgcaaaaaataaaataacaaacacaaagggcctgattctaaATTGTATACGGTACAAATGAATTacaaatacagcaggaggtgtctgtaggataTAGATGCCTCCTGAATGCATCTGCGATGAGTGCTTTGTCCACAGTCACGGCATTGGATTGCGATGGTTGCAGCACTCAGCTAGTACATGTAACTTGAAGCTTATGCAGACTAGCCATCGGAACGAGGCAGAACCTGGCCCTGGCAAATGCTGCAAGCAATATCCCAGGACTGTTCTGCCCAAGTGCAGACACACAACAATTGGATTTGTACATTAACCTTTAAGTTTGCgtacaaatccgaatcaggcccaaagtcaggATTCAGCTACTACACTGAAAGCAAAAAACTATTTAGCCTTGATAAAGCTAATGAAAGTAACGgacctagcgagtggtgggcccaggtgcaaaaatatgctttaggACCCCCTCCCACTACATGACTTACTATATATGTGACACAGGGATGGGGTAAGTGTTCTGCTGCTGGACTTTTTGCAAGCGACAAAGAGGGCATGGCCCCCTGATCGCTAAGCCAACGACCCCTGTAGTATGATGTTTTGGGGGCATGATCGCATTTTACACCCCCAATTCTCATCATTCTGGGGATAAGCCCAGCACTCCGGCAACTACTGGTCTGCCTCAGCCTCTATAGGCACTATATGCACTCTATAAGCCCACTATATCCtctctactagtactgcggctgccatacactactgctatatatctgtgtgtgatacaaagcaaaacatatatttctattggtgcgtcactcagtgacgactactagtactgccgtacagtactgctgtatatatatatatgtgtgtgtgtgatccaaagcaaaaaatatatttctgttggtgcatcactctgactactagtactgcgactgctgtacactactgctatatatcctctgtgagtgatcgaaagcaaaaaatatattctattggtgcgtcactcagtgtcgACTACTTGTACTGCcg
The Pseudophryne corroboree isolate aPseCor3 chromosome 4, aPseCor3.hap2, whole genome shotgun sequence DNA segment above includes these coding regions:
- the LOC134910976 gene encoding uncharacterized protein LOC134910976, which translates into the protein MTDAKPVSTPIYKSTKMVKAMSPSRKGEILEMQEIPYQNAVGSLMYVSIETRPDITHAVSRASQFANNPGRQHWIAVKRILRYLKGTSSLKLRFTRSTDNSLKVFCDTDWASDEDDRCSYTGYLFALAGAAVSWASRKQPTVALSTAEAEYRALTETSKEALWIKESLCELGLLYHSEIMNIKCDNK